CTCGTCCCCGGCGCCGCCGACCACCCCGACGGGGAGATGGCGACGAGCGGGCTGAAAGAGCTCGGAAACATCATGCTCGGCGGCTTCCTCGACGGGTGGGCCGACTACCTCGACACCTCCATCGACATCACGACGCCGACGTTCGTCGACATCCAGACGGAGGGGGCGCTCGAAGACATCACCGGCGACTCCGGGTTCAAGATGGCGACGGGAGACGACCACGTCCTCGCGTTCCGGAACCAACTCGACACCGACGACCAGCAGGTGGGTTTCCACATCTACATGCTGCCGACTCACGACTCCATCGAGACCATCTCGCACGTCGCGGGCGAGGGGGGCGTCGGGAGCGTCCCCATCGAGACGTTCACGTCGTTCTCCGGGATGATATCCGACGGGGCCGAACAGGCCTCCGACGACCTGACGGCGATGACCGGCATGGAGTCGGTAGTCGAGGTCAGCCGACTCAACTTCGTCCCCATCGAGGCGGTGCCGATGCAGCTCACGGACGCGACGCGGAAGGGCGTCGTCTTGGAGTTCATGGGCACGCCGTCGGGCTACATCGCCATCCTGTTCGACGAGGCGTCGGCCGACAGCGTGGCCGACGCGCTCATGCCCGGGATGGAGGCGGACCCCGCGATGCAGCAGAGCGCTATCCAGGAGATAGGAAACATCGTCACCTCCGGGTTCATCGACGGCTGGGCGAACGCCTTAGAGACCACCATCGACATCTCTCCGCCCACCTACGTCGACGACATCGGCTCGGCCATCATCGACCCACTGGCGACCGAACTCGCCCAGGCGCAGGAGTACGCGTTCCTCATCGATTCGGCGATTCGGACCGCGAACGACGAGTTCACCTGCGACATCTACGCGCTCCCGAACGAGGCGGAACTCCGCGAGGCGCTGGACCGACTGGCGGCGGGAGCGCAGTCGACGCAGTGAATCCCTCGCACCCCGGTTTCGCCGTCCCGAACGGGCTACGATGAAAGTATACACGAGCACCACCACGACTGCACCCGCCGCGCGCGCCGAGCGAGAGCGCACGAAGGTCGGAATCGCCGACTTCGCCGTCGCGTCCGGCGACGCCACGCTGACCACGAGCGGTCTCGGGTCGTGCGTCGGCATCGCCCTCTACGACCGAGAGGCCGGAGTCGCGGGGTTGGCGCACGCGATGCTGCCCTACGCCGACGGGGACGCCACCGAGGCGAAGTACGCCGACACCGTCGTGCCGGCGCTCGTCCGGGCGATGGTCGAGGAGGGGGCGGAGCCGCGTCGGATGCGGGCCAAACTCGCCGGCGGGAGCACGATGTTCGAGTTCTCCTCCGCCGACGGCAGCATCGGCGACCGGAACGTCGCCGCGGCCAAGGAGGCGCTCTCCCGGCAGGGCATCCGCGTCGTCGCCGAGGACGTCGGCGGCGACCACGGCAGGTCGCTCGAACTCGCGGCCTCGACCGGCGCGTTCCGCGTCCGCAGCGCGCACGTCGGCGAGACGACGCTCTGAGCGCCGACCGCGCTCCGCGACGCTACAGTATCTGTTTTGATATTCGGCGGGGTGGGTTTATTCGTCGACTCACATGACAGATGGTCATGAATCGGCTCCGCTCCGCAGTGCGGCGCGTCGCGCGACGCGCCCGCGAGTTCTCCGCACCGAACGTCTCGCTCCCGACGCCGAACGCCGGCCCCGACGCCGGGGCGCTCGTCCCCCGACAGATTCGACGAAGCTACGCCAGAAAGCTCGCTTCGCTGTTTCTCGTCGTCATCGTCCTCTTCGCCGGCGTCGCGGCGTTCGAGTACCGGACGGTCGCCGCGGAGGTGCAGTCGAACGCCCACGCGGACGTCCAAGAGACGGCCAGACTGCAGGCGAACCAGCTCGGCGAGTGGATGCAGCAGCGCCGCGAGACGACCCGGATGCTCTCCTCCTACGAGATGTACGACACGCCGCCGTACATCCTGAACGAGAACCTGAAATCCGAGCGGACGAAGCTCCCCTTGGGCTACACCGCCATCCACTACGCGGACGCCCGCTCGGGCGACGTCGTCGCTAGCTCGAACGACTCGCTGGTCGGCGAACGACCGTGGGGCGACGCCGACTTCGTCTCCGAGGCCGGGTCGCGCTTCGCGGACGACGTGGTGCGGTCGGACCCGTACACCGCGCCCTCCGGCGAGCGGGTCGTCGCGTTCGCCTCCAGCGTGCCGAGTCGACCGAACGGGGTTCTCGTCGCCACCGTCGACGTGTCGGCGCTGGAGTCGCGGCTCGAAACGAGCATGAACGGCTCCGTCGTCACCGTGGTCTCCCAGACGGGAACGCCGATGTTCGCGTCGAACGGCGCCGAGGCGGCCGGACTCGACCCCGACAGCCCGATACTCTCGCGCGCGACCAGCGGGAAGTCCGGCGTCCTCGAACGGGAGGCCGACGGCGCGATGGACGCCGAGCACCTCCTCGCGTACGCGCCGTCCGGCGACGGCTCGGTCGTCCTCGTCTCCGTCCCGACGTCGACGGCGTACGCCCTGCAGGACACCGTCGGAACGCACGTCCTCCTCATCGTCGGCCTCGCCGTCGTCTCCCTGGCCGGCGTCGGCTACGTGCTCCGTCGCATCACCGTCAGACCGCTCGACGACCTCTCGCAGGCCGTCTCGCGGCTCCGGTCGGGCGAACTGGACGCGGAACTCGAAGCCGACAGAGAGGACGAGTTCGGCGAGGTGTTCGCGGGCGTCGCGCAGATGCGCGACGACCTGCGCGACCAGCGCGCCGACGCCGACGCCCACCGCGAGGTGATGGAGCGGACGGCCGCGGGCGACCTGACCGCGCGGATGGACGAGGACAGTCGGTCCCGCGAGATGGCGACCATCGCCGGGGCGTTCAACGGCATGATGGACGAGATGGAGTCGACCGTCGTCGCCGTCTCGCGGTTCGGCGAGGACGTCGCGTCGCTGAGCGACGAGGTGGCCGAGAGCACGGAGCGCGTCAGCGAGACGAGCCTGGAGGTCTCGCAGTCGATCGAGCAGATATCGTCGGGCGCCGAGGAGCAGAGCGAGAGCCTCACCCGCGTCACGCAGGAGGTGAACGACCTCTCGGCGTCGGTCCAACAGATCGCGTCGGCGGCCGACGAACTGTCGTCGCTGTCGGCGCGGACGGCCGACCGGGCGCGCGGCGGCGCCGACGCCGCCGAGGACGCCCTCGCGGGGATGGACGACATCCGCACCGAGACCGAACGCACCGTCGCCGAGGTCGACCGCCTCGACGACCGACTCGGCGAGGTGGGCGACGTCGTGGCGGTCATCACCGACGTGGCCGAGCAGACGAACGTGCTCGCGCTGAACGCGCAGATAGAGGCCGCGCGAGCGGGCGAGGACGGCGCCGGCTTCGCCGTCGTCTCCCGCGAGGTGAAGGCGCTGGCCGAGGAGACGCGCGACTCCGCGGCGGAGATTTCGGCTCTCGTCGAGGACATCGGCGAACAGCGAGAGCGGGTGGTCGAGCGGGTGGAGCGGATGCGCGACGGCGTGCGCGACGGCGCCGAGGACGTCGACGGGGCGCTCCGGTCGCTCGACGACGTCGTCGAGCGGATAGAGGAGACGGACGCGAGCGTCCGCGAGATAACCGACGCGACGGGCGGACAGGCGGCCTCCGCCCAGGAGGTGCTGGCGACGGCCGACGGGATAGCGAGTATCGCCGAGGAGATGGCCGGGGAGGCGGGCGCCGTCGCCACCGCCGCCGAGGGGCAGACGACGACGCTCGGCGGGGTGGACGACCGGATGCAGT
This Halogeometricum sp. S3BR5-2 DNA region includes the following protein-coding sequences:
- a CDS encoding chemotaxis protein CheC codes for the protein MNLDVQSLRTFSRLAHSGAERAAGSLSQLTGVETFVKVTKIEVSTRSDVEREFREQDLVTVHIGFNGGIDGRTILAFDRAEAVQLVDALVPGAADHPDGEMATSGLKELGNIMLGGFLDGWADYLDTSIDITTPTFVDIQTEGALEDITGDSGFKMATGDDHVLAFRNQLDTDDQQVGFHIYMLPTHDSIETISHVAGEGGVGSVPIETFTSFSGMISDGAEQASDDLTAMTGMESVVEVSRLNFVPIEAVPMQLTDATRKGVVLEFMGTPSGYIAILFDEASADSVADALMPGMEADPAMQQSAIQEIGNIVTSGFIDGWANALETTIDISPPTYVDDIGSAIIDPLATELAQAQEYAFLIDSAIRTANDEFTCDIYALPNEAELREALDRLAAGAQSTQ
- a CDS encoding chemotaxis protein CheD codes for the protein MKVYTSTTTTAPAARAERERTKVGIADFAVASGDATLTTSGLGSCVGIALYDREAGVAGLAHAMLPYADGDATEAKYADTVVPALVRAMVEEGAEPRRMRAKLAGGSTMFEFSSADGSIGDRNVAAAKEALSRQGIRVVAEDVGGDHGRSLELAASTGAFRVRSAHVGETTL
- a CDS encoding methyl-accepting chemotaxis protein, whose translation is MNRLRSAVRRVARRAREFSAPNVSLPTPNAGPDAGALVPRQIRRSYARKLASLFLVVIVLFAGVAAFEYRTVAAEVQSNAHADVQETARLQANQLGEWMQQRRETTRMLSSYEMYDTPPYILNENLKSERTKLPLGYTAIHYADARSGDVVASSNDSLVGERPWGDADFVSEAGSRFADDVVRSDPYTAPSGERVVAFASSVPSRPNGVLVATVDVSALESRLETSMNGSVVTVVSQTGTPMFASNGAEAAGLDPDSPILSRATSGKSGVLEREADGAMDAEHLLAYAPSGDGSVVLVSVPTSTAYALQDTVGTHVLLIVGLAVVSLAGVGYVLRRITVRPLDDLSQAVSRLRSGELDAELEADREDEFGEVFAGVAQMRDDLRDQRADADAHREVMERTAAGDLTARMDEDSRSREMATIAGAFNGMMDEMESTVVAVSRFGEDVASLSDEVAESTERVSETSLEVSQSIEQISSGAEEQSESLTRVTQEVNDLSASVQQIASAADELSSLSARTADRARGGADAAEDALAGMDDIRTETERTVAEVDRLDDRLGEVGDVVAVITDVAEQTNVLALNAQIEAARAGEDGAGFAVVSREVKALAEETRDSAAEISALVEDIGEQRERVVERVERMRDGVRDGAEDVDGALRSLDDVVERIEETDASVREITDATGGQAASAQEVLATADGIASIAEEMAGEAGAVATAAEGQTTTLGGVDDRMQSLSADTGRLVAVLDRFETRESAVEDGALDGAGVGGDAASDPVSGPGADPAPTPTADGGRVRSEADSADE